Proteins from a genomic interval of Serratia sp. FDAARGOS_506:
- the ccgD gene encoding protein CcgD, with the protein MHFTNFLQRYFDIEIEHTFDPTIQGSNETGKDVTKIWIYEKGEDSEPLLTLTEAWWYTETKTAGNWLIGNVYSTLEHGREIHESEFRKLVTAGKVISA; encoded by the coding sequence ATGCACTTTACTAACTTCCTTCAGCGTTACTTCGATATAGAGATTGAACATACCTTTGACCCTACCATTCAGGGCAGCAACGAAACGGGTAAAGACGTCACTAAAATCTGGATCTATGAGAAGGGCGAGGATAGCGAACCGCTGCTTACTCTGACAGAAGCATGGTGGTATACCGAGACAAAAACGGCTGGTAACTGGCTTATCGGCAACGTGTATTCAACGCTTGAGCATGGGCGTGAAATTCATGAAAGCGAATTTCGTAAACTGGTAACAGCTGGCAAGGTTATATCAGCATGA
- the ccgC gene encoding protein CcgC codes for MYHYLVFVPLALIISAAALALPWFIVRAGYRDLVQITCACVSVLGLCAATGVFSYFDNKPLAFLYGCGALACFLYAVDCAIPLYMTRKKPRKQL; via the coding sequence ATGTATCACTATCTCGTTTTTGTCCCTCTCGCATTAATTATTAGCGCCGCTGCGCTTGCCCTGCCCTGGTTTATCGTTCGTGCGGGATACAGGGATCTGGTGCAGATCACCTGCGCCTGCGTCTCTGTTCTGGGCCTGTGTGCGGCGACAGGGGTTTTCAGCTACTTCGATAATAAGCCGCTTGCGTTTCTGTACGGTTGCGGCGCGCTGGCGTGCTTTTTGTACGCGGTAGACTGCGCGATACCGTTGTATATGACGCGTAAAAAGCCACGTAAGCAGCTGTAA
- the ardK gene encoding antirestriction protein ArdAB regulator ArdK, with product MAQKNRISETEWKQLLPQMASFAHITTDIGYSVLVKGEKSSDVATRVGRSKQNISSTVKRIWDLYQNTTLKAENGEPLKLVQVWIPASLAETVLKEAAKYSINNITTSEMEKK from the coding sequence ATGGCTCAGAAAAACAGAATTTCAGAAACAGAATGGAAACAGCTGCTGCCGCAAATGGCTTCCTTTGCACACATCACAACAGATATTGGCTATTCCGTGCTTGTCAAAGGTGAGAAATCATCAGACGTAGCCACGCGAGTAGGCCGTTCCAAGCAAAACATTTCCAGCACCGTTAAGCGAATCTGGGATTTGTACCAGAACACCACTCTTAAAGCCGAGAACGGCGAACCATTAAAATTAGTTCAGGTCTGGATACCAGCAAGCCTTGCTGAAACTGTTTTAAAAGAAGCCGCGAAGTACAGCATTAATAACATCACGACCTCGGAAATGGAAAAAAAATAA
- a CDS encoding SprT-like domain-containing protein: protein MNLPTPETYDELQRAYDFFNEKLFSNELPPCLITLQREKRTYGYCSFKRFVGRESGYTVDEIAMNPVYFSIRTIKATLSTLVHEMVHQWQFHFGEPGRRGYHNKQWAARMERVGLMPSDTGEPGGRKVGQSMTHYIIAGGLFDMACDELLTGHFRLSWMDRFPPYQPKPGAVLSPTGKGYIDDEEDDSEHEQEVEEGRDPVELDDEIIEAMRFVTPPPEAPVNKTNREKYSCPVCHINLWGKPGIVVYCGGEHCNKAALVVLK, encoded by the coding sequence GTGAATTTGCCTACGCCCGAAACCTACGATGAACTTCAGAGAGCCTACGATTTTTTCAATGAGAAGCTATTCAGCAACGAGCTGCCGCCATGCCTGATAACGTTGCAGCGTGAGAAGCGAACGTATGGCTATTGTTCCTTTAAGCGTTTCGTCGGCCGTGAGAGTGGGTACACGGTAGACGAGATCGCTATGAATCCGGTGTATTTCTCGATCAGAACCATAAAGGCCACGCTTTCAACACTGGTGCATGAGATGGTTCATCAGTGGCAATTCCATTTTGGCGAGCCTGGCCGCCGTGGCTATCACAACAAACAGTGGGCGGCCCGGATGGAACGGGTAGGACTAATGCCTTCTGATACCGGCGAACCGGGAGGCAGGAAAGTGGGCCAGAGCATGACCCATTATATTATTGCCGGTGGCCTTTTCGATATGGCCTGTGATGAACTGCTGACAGGCCATTTCCGGCTTTCCTGGATGGACAGGTTTCCGCCTTACCAGCCTAAGCCTGGCGCTGTGCTAAGCCCTACAGGAAAAGGCTATATTGACGACGAGGAAGATGATAGCGAACACGAACAGGAGGTGGAGGAAGGGCGCGACCCGGTTGAACTCGACGACGAGATCATAGAGGCCATGCGATTTGTAACCCCGCCGCCTGAAGCGCCGGTGAACAAAACAAACCGGGAAAAGTACAGCTGCCCGGTGTGTCATATCAATCTCTGGGGTAAACCGGGGATAGTGGTTTACTGTGGTGGCGAGCACTGTAATAAAGCCGCGTTAGTAGTCTTAAAATAA
- the ardB gene encoding antirestriction protein ArdB, producing the protein METIEITARYISENARMNFMPAAFRGAFFSADHFIQSFLNRYAKDYQGGYWEYLQASNGAFFMEAPQPLWLSLPNYFEGECSAREVGIIVCLYAYSYFCGLAYEEGKAELNETMANRYHLLREYVNTLENESQNRIYRAID; encoded by the coding sequence ATGGAAACTATCGAAATCACCGCCCGCTACATTTCTGAAAACGCCCGCATGAACTTCATGCCTGCGGCATTTCGTGGCGCTTTCTTCAGCGCAGATCACTTCATTCAGTCCTTTCTGAATCGTTACGCTAAAGACTACCAGGGAGGGTATTGGGAATACCTTCAGGCCAGCAATGGCGCGTTTTTTATGGAAGCGCCCCAACCTCTTTGGCTCTCGTTACCTAACTATTTTGAAGGTGAATGCAGCGCGCGCGAAGTAGGGATTATTGTTTGTCTGTATGCCTACAGTTACTTTTGCGGGCTGGCATATGAAGAAGGCAAAGCCGAACTGAACGAAACGATGGCTAACCGGTATCACCTGTTGCGGGAGTACGTTAATACGCTGGAGAACGAAAGCCAGAATCGTATTTATCGTGCCATTGATTAA
- the ardR gene encoding antirestriction protein ArdAB regulator ArdR translates to MLATLQHPTAWQLPDRLMLLELLMFDYRNSDQERYGQQIYHHYRKQGNHRWDTSVHQDSGGQYAIIFRHSFSKKQADGVKRTMIRDETVIRAGTAQELTEATFPDFQDSDILKASDFFKSLIQRKAADVTQTDI, encoded by the coding sequence ATGTTAGCGACACTTCAACACCCTACCGCCTGGCAATTGCCAGATCGGTTAATGCTTTTGGAACTGTTAATGTTCGATTACCGTAATTCCGATCAGGAGCGCTACGGCCAGCAAATCTATCACCACTATCGTAAACAGGGTAATCATCGCTGGGATACTTCTGTTCATCAGGATAGCGGCGGCCAATACGCGATTATTTTCCGGCACTCCTTCAGCAAAAAACAGGCTGATGGCGTTAAGCGAACGATGATCCGCGATGAAACCGTTATACGGGCAGGTACGGCGCAGGAGCTGACAGAAGCGACATTTCCCGACTTCCAGGATAGCGATATTCTGAAGGCGTCGGATTTCTTTAAGTCGCTTATCCAGCGCAAAGCGGCAGACGTAACACAAACCGATATTTGA
- the mucA gene encoding translesion error-prone DNA polymerase V autoproteolytic subunit MucA gives MKVDIFESSGASRVHSIPFYLQRISAGFPSPAQGYEKQELNLHEYCVRHPSATYFLRVSGSSMEDGRIHDGDVLVVDRSLTASHGSIVVACIHNEFTVKRLLLRPRPCLMPMNKDFPVYYIDPDNESVEIWGVVTHSLIEHPVCLR, from the coding sequence ATGAAGGTCGATATTTTTGAAAGCTCCGGCGCCAGCCGGGTACACAGCATCCCTTTTTATCTGCAAAGAATTTCTGCGGGGTTCCCCAGCCCGGCCCAGGGCTATGAAAAGCAGGAGTTAAACCTGCATGAGTATTGTGTTCGTCACCCTTCAGCAACTTACTTCCTACGGGTTTCTGGCTCGTCAATGGAAGATGGCCGCATCCATGATGGTGACGTACTGGTTGTGGATCGCTCGCTGACGGCCAGCCACGGCTCAATCGTAGTCGCCTGCATCCATAATGAATTTACCGTGAAGCGGCTACTGCTGAGGCCCAGACCCTGCCTGATGCCGATGAACAAAGATTTTCCTGTGTACTACATTGACCCGGATAATGAGAGCGTTGAAATCTGGGGAGTGGTTACGCATTCCCTTATCGAGCATCCGGTATGTTTGCGCTGA
- a CDS encoding antirestriction protein ArdA, producing the protein MTDITTPSVYVGTYHKYNCGSIAGAWLDLTDFDSSEEFYERCRELHANEADPEFMFQDWEGIPSGMASECHINWDFINGFKQAREEGNEAAFVAFVDLFNSTDFDLFRDAYMGEAKDEETFAEEYLNDSGLLNDIPESVARYFDIVAYARDLFIGDFSLHDGHVFNMTC; encoded by the coding sequence ATGACTGATATTACGACCCCTTCTGTTTATGTTGGCACTTACCATAAATACAACTGCGGAAGCATTGCGGGAGCCTGGCTCGATCTGACCGATTTTGATAGCTCAGAGGAGTTTTACGAGCGCTGCCGCGAGTTACACGCAAATGAGGCTGATCCAGAATTTATGTTCCAGGATTGGGAGGGTATTCCGTCTGGTATGGCGTCAGAGTGCCATATCAACTGGGATTTTATTAACGGCTTTAAACAAGCCCGCGAGGAAGGTAACGAAGCGGCGTTTGTGGCCTTTGTTGATCTGTTTAATAGCACTGATTTCGACCTGTTTAGAGATGCCTATATGGGCGAAGCTAAGGACGAAGAAACTTTTGCAGAGGAATACCTGAATGATAGCGGTCTACTGAATGATATTCCTGAATCCGTAGCCCGATATTTTGACATCGTAGCCTATGCGCGGGATCTGTTTATTGGGGATTTCAGTTTACATGACGGACACGTATTTAACATGACTTGCTGA
- a CDS encoding replication initiation protein gives MDKLLNKKIKVKQSNELTEAAYYLSLKAKRVLWLCLMQTYFTASVSEDDDEMAVLGDSTFKVKVADYQQIFQVSRNQAIKDVKEGVFELSRSAVIFYPKEGRFDCVARPWLTEAGSRSARGIWEIEFNHKLLPYIYGLTNQFTTYSLRDCGSLRNPRTIRLYESLAQFKSSGLWVTTHAWLNDRFLLPESQQKNLAELKRSFLDPALKQINEKTPLFAKYRIDDSGKFLFSILDKQNPV, from the coding sequence ATGGATAAGTTGCTGAACAAAAAGATAAAAGTTAAGCAGTCTAACGAGCTTACCGAAGCTGCTTACTACCTCTCGCTAAAAGCAAAGCGCGTTCTCTGGTTATGCCTTATGCAGACGTATTTCACAGCTTCAGTAAGCGAAGATGATGATGAGATGGCTGTACTCGGTGACTCTACTTTCAAAGTAAAGGTGGCTGACTATCAGCAAATTTTTCAGGTAAGCCGTAACCAGGCTATCAAGGATGTTAAAGAAGGCGTGTTTGAGTTAAGCCGTTCTGCGGTAATCTTTTACCCGAAAGAAGGGCGTTTTGACTGCGTCGCGCGCCCCTGGCTAACAGAGGCTGGCAGCCGATCAGCTCGTGGTATCTGGGAAATCGAATTTAACCATAAACTCCTGCCGTACATTTACGGCCTGACGAACCAGTTCACCACCTACTCGCTCCGCGATTGTGGCAGTCTTCGAAATCCCCGGACGATCCGCCTTTATGAAAGTCTTGCTCAATTCAAATCTTCAGGCTTATGGGTTACTACTCATGCTTGGTTAAATGACCGTTTCCTTTTGCCGGAATCCCAACAGAAGAATCTGGCAGAATTGAAACGATCTTTTCTTGATCCTGCATTAAAGCAGATAAACGAGAAAACCCCCTTGTTTGCTAAGTACCGTATTGATGATTCAGGGAAGTTTTTGTTCTCAATACTCGATAAGCAAAATCCCGTCTGA
- the mucB gene encoding translesion error-prone DNA polymerase V subunit MucB, with product MFALIDVNGMYASCEQAFRPDLANRAVAVLSNNDGNIVARNYLAKKAGLKMGDPYFKVRPIIERHNIAIFSSNYTLYASMSARFAAVVESLASHVEQYSIDELFVDCKGITAAMSLDAFGRQLREEVRRHTTLVCGVGIARTKTLAKLCNHAAKTWPATGGVVALDDGARLKKLMSILPVAEVWGVGHRTEKALATMGIKTVLDLARADTRLIRKTFGVVLERTVRELRGEACFSLGENPPAKQQIVVSRSFGQRVETLTDMQQAVTGFAARAAEKLRNERQYCRVISVFIRTSPYSVRDTQYANQATEKLTVATQDSRTIIQAAQAALARIWREDIAYAKAGVMLADFSGKEAQLDLFDSATPSAGSEALMAVLDGINRRGKSQLFFAGQGIDNSFAMRRQMLSPDYTTDWRSIPIATIK from the coding sequence ATGTTTGCGCTGATTGATGTCAATGGCATGTACGCCAGCTGTGAGCAGGCATTTAGGCCAGATCTGGCAAACCGAGCAGTGGCCGTTTTATCCAACAATGACGGCAACATTGTGGCCCGTAATTACCTGGCGAAGAAAGCGGGCCTGAAAATGGGCGATCCGTACTTCAAAGTCAGACCCATAATCGAGCGTCATAACATCGCTATTTTTAGCTCTAATTACACTCTCTATGCCTCCATGTCGGCCCGGTTCGCGGCCGTAGTTGAGTCCCTTGCAAGCCACGTCGAACAGTATTCAATCGACGAGCTTTTTGTTGACTGCAAAGGGATAACGGCCGCCATGAGCCTTGACGCTTTCGGGCGCCAACTGCGCGAGGAAGTCAGGCGACACACAACGCTGGTATGCGGGGTCGGTATTGCCCGTACTAAGACGCTGGCGAAGCTGTGTAACCACGCTGCAAAAACATGGCCCGCTACTGGCGGGGTGGTTGCTCTGGACGATGGCGCCAGACTGAAGAAATTAATGAGCATCCTGCCGGTTGCGGAAGTCTGGGGCGTCGGCCATCGTACAGAGAAAGCACTCGCCACAATGGGGATCAAAACGGTGCTGGATTTAGCCAGGGCAGATACGCGCCTAATCCGTAAAACATTCGGCGTTGTGCTTGAAAGAACGGTACGGGAGTTGCGCGGCGAGGCTTGCTTCAGCCTGGGAGAAAACCCTCCTGCGAAGCAGCAGATTGTTGTGTCGCGCTCATTCGGCCAACGCGTAGAAACCCTGACGGACATGCAGCAGGCTGTCACCGGATTTGCAGCGCGCGCAGCTGAAAAACTGCGTAATGAGAGGCAATACTGCCGCGTCATAAGCGTCTTTATCCGTACCAGTCCTTATTCAGTGCGTGATACACAGTATGCCAATCAGGCAACCGAAAAACTGACGGTGGCAACCCAGGACAGCCGCACGATAATTCAGGCAGCACAAGCCGCGCTGGCGCGGATCTGGCGGGAAGATATTGCGTATGCAAAAGCAGGGGTCATGCTGGCAGATTTTAGCGGGAAGGAGGCCCAGCTTGATTTATTCGACTCTGCTACGCCTTCAGCTGGCAGCGAGGCTTTAATGGCTGTTCTTGATGGTATAAACCGGCGTGGAAAGAGCCAGCTTTTTTTTGCAGGCCAGGGCATCGATAACTCCTTTGCCATGCGTCGTCAGATGTTGTCACCTGATTACACGACAGACTGGCGCTCAATACCAATAGCCACCATCAAATAA